A genomic segment from Sulfuritalea hydrogenivorans sk43H encodes:
- a CDS encoding CHAT domain-containing protein gives MSRTLLGYAGLATLLFCLPASAQNKGEDAMYLDSAGRYADLVRLTEKQLAGGVEATTSHLGWLCIAYTRVKQYSKALDCAEKLDARIAKGDRVMTGHYVIDWDTDARPIPGMVRSEVYTELAQYAEAIKAGEQAVAFASDDKGTSTSVWTPQRYQATVLGTMVLAARLVGDEEQALGYLAKLEAVRIPFFGGPTISAYKDNALARAYMSMGKYDKALERLGERAGLAFAGAITNVFSPFAGRGDDVMATSEIPRQLMRGKALSETGKTTEAKTELEKILAHPRARELGDLYWLALYERARLAEKDQDNAKAAELYVKAIDVIEQQRSTINTEASKIGFVGDKQAVYGRLIAVLIEQGRANEAFDYVERSKSRALVDMLAAKKDFAAQDSAQAALVLAQLDAADLNARIQEGGAAPEARTSGVRNLQVAREALQSAAPELSTLVTVSSVPSDELKALVGPDETLVEYYYQGNELYAFLLDRERLLAVKLDATELSAQVQTLRKTLEATESAAWQEPARALYTRLWQPLEKLVTSRNLIVVAHGALHYLPFAALQDGEGKFLLDRYSLRFLPSASVLKFLRPVLQQKDTRLLALGNPDLDDARLDLAFAEGEAKLVASLYPSSRVLLRKDASESNFKKAGAVFSRIHFASHGKFQADEPLKSGLYLAKDADNDGILTVGELYSMNLEADLVTLSACETGLGKIASGDDVVGLTRGFLYAGSRSIVASLWSVDDKATATLMQAFHANLASMNKREALRQAQVKAREAFPHPFFWAAFQLTGRAE, from the coding sequence ATGTCGCGCACGCTGCTCGGATACGCAGGGCTGGCCACCCTCCTCTTCTGCCTTCCCGCCAGCGCCCAGAACAAGGGCGAGGACGCGATGTACCTCGATTCCGCCGGGCGCTATGCCGACCTGGTGCGGCTCACCGAGAAACAGCTCGCCGGCGGCGTCGAGGCCACGACCAGCCACCTCGGCTGGCTCTGCATCGCCTACACGCGGGTCAAGCAATACTCGAAGGCGCTCGACTGCGCCGAGAAGCTCGATGCGCGCATCGCCAAAGGCGACCGGGTGATGACGGGACACTATGTGATCGACTGGGACACCGATGCCCGCCCCATCCCCGGCATGGTGCGATCGGAGGTCTACACCGAGCTGGCGCAGTATGCCGAAGCCATCAAGGCGGGCGAACAAGCGGTGGCTTTTGCCAGCGACGACAAAGGCACGTCGACATCCGTGTGGACGCCACAGCGCTACCAGGCCACGGTGCTGGGCACGATGGTGCTGGCAGCCAGGCTCGTCGGTGACGAAGAGCAGGCGCTGGGCTACCTGGCGAAACTGGAAGCGGTGCGCATCCCGTTCTTTGGCGGGCCCACGATTTCCGCCTACAAGGACAACGCCCTGGCGCGCGCCTACATGTCGATGGGCAAGTACGACAAGGCGCTGGAGCGGCTCGGCGAACGCGCCGGCCTGGCTTTCGCCGGCGCCATCACCAATGTATTCAGCCCGTTCGCGGGACGCGGCGACGACGTCATGGCCACATCCGAAATACCGCGCCAGCTGATGCGCGGCAAGGCCCTGTCGGAAACAGGCAAGACCACCGAGGCCAAGACGGAACTCGAAAAGATTCTCGCCCATCCGCGCGCCAGGGAACTGGGCGACCTGTACTGGCTGGCGCTCTACGAACGTGCGCGCCTCGCCGAAAAAGACCAGGACAACGCGAAGGCCGCCGAGCTGTATGTCAAAGCCATCGACGTCATCGAACAACAACGCTCCACCATCAACACCGAAGCGAGCAAGATCGGCTTCGTCGGCGACAAGCAGGCGGTGTATGGAAGGCTGATCGCGGTGCTGATCGAACAGGGCCGTGCCAATGAGGCCTTCGATTACGTCGAGCGCTCCAAGTCGCGGGCGCTGGTCGACATGCTGGCCGCGAAGAAGGACTTCGCCGCGCAGGATTCCGCGCAGGCCGCGCTGGTGCTGGCCCAGCTGGATGCCGCCGACCTCAACGCCCGCATCCAGGAGGGCGGCGCCGCCCCCGAGGCCAGGACCAGCGGCGTGCGCAACCTGCAGGTCGCGCGCGAAGCGTTGCAATCGGCCGCTCCCGAGCTGTCCACGCTGGTCACGGTCAGTTCGGTGCCTTCCGATGAGCTCAAGGCGCTGGTCGGTCCCGACGAAACCCTGGTCGAGTACTACTACCAGGGCAACGAGTTGTACGCCTTCCTGCTCGACCGCGAACGACTGCTGGCGGTGAAGCTCGACGCGACGGAGCTTTCGGCTCAGGTGCAGACCCTGCGCAAGACCCTCGAAGCGACCGAGTCGGCAGCCTGGCAGGAACCTGCCCGCGCCCTCTACACCCGTCTGTGGCAGCCGCTGGAGAAGCTCGTCACCAGCAGGAACCTCATCGTCGTTGCCCACGGTGCCCTGCACTACCTGCCCTTCGCCGCCTTGCAGGATGGCGAGGGCAAGTTCCTGCTCGACCGCTACAGCCTGCGCTTCCTGCCCAGCGCCTCGGTGCTGAAGTTCCTGCGCCCGGTGCTGCAACAGAAGGACACGCGCCTGCTGGCGCTGGGCAATCCCGATCTCGACGATGCCCGGCTCGACCTGGCCTTTGCCGAGGGCGAGGCTAAGCTGGTGGCGTCGCTCTATCCGAGCTCGCGGGTGCTGTTGCGCAAGGATGCGTCGGAGAGCAATTTCAAGAAGGCCGGGGCGGTCTTCTCGCGCATCCATTTCGCCAGCCACGGCAAGTTCCAGGCGGATGAGCCGCTCAAGTCGGGGTTGTATCTCGCCAAGGACGCGGACAACGACGGCATCCTCACCGTGGGCGAGTTGTACTCGATGAATCTGGAGGCCGATCTGGTGACGCTATCGGCCTGCGAGACGGGCCTGGGCAAGATCGCCAGCGGCGACGACGTGGTGGGCCTGACGCGCGGCTTCCTCTATGCCGGCAGCCGCTCGATCGTGGCGAGTTTGTGGAGCGTGGATGACAAGGCGACCGCCACGCTGATGCAGGCTTTCCATGCCAACCTCGCCTCGATGAACAAGCGCGAGGCGCTGCGTCAGGCGCAGGTCAAGGCCCGCGAGGCGTTTCCGCATCCGTTTTTCTGGGCGGCGTTTCAACTGACGGGGCGGGCGGAGTAG
- the petA gene encoding ubiquinol-cytochrome c reductase iron-sulfur subunit: protein MSKDRNVGVDRRRLYMVGGLCVLGAGLGVANYLTSRPQPPAGNPLPVDFGDLPPGRLRTVDWHGRSVWLLRRSADDIAALAGYESELTDPASEHSLQPAACRNAHRSLRPELFVAIGQCTHQGCPPALRSGAGNRGEFLCPCHTSKFDLAGRVFRMGPAPANLVIPEYRLEGDSRVVIGEA from the coding sequence ATGAGCAAAGACCGCAATGTCGGTGTTGATCGCCGCCGCCTGTACATGGTGGGTGGCCTCTGCGTTCTTGGGGCCGGGTTGGGCGTGGCGAATTACCTGACGTCGCGGCCGCAGCCGCCGGCGGGCAATCCCCTGCCGGTGGATTTCGGCGATCTGCCGCCGGGCAGGCTGCGCACGGTGGATTGGCACGGCCGTTCGGTGTGGCTGCTGCGCCGCAGTGCCGACGACATCGCGGCGCTCGCGGGTTACGAGAGCGAACTGACCGATCCCGCTTCCGAGCATTCGCTGCAGCCGGCGGCCTGCCGCAACGCGCATCGTTCGCTGCGCCCGGAGTTGTTCGTCGCCATCGGCCAGTGCACGCACCAAGGCTGCCCGCCAGCCTTGCGCAGCGGCGCCGGCAATCGCGGCGAATTTCTTTGCCCCTGCCACACCTCGAAGTTCGATCTGGCCGGGCGGGTGTTCCGCATGGGTCCGGCGCCGGCCAATCTCGTTATTCCCGAGTACCGGCTGGAGGGCGACAGCCGCGTGGTGATCGGCGAGGCCTAG
- a CDS encoding DMT family transporter, with protein sequence MSKLRILGLVALAMIAFAGNSLLCRLALKHTAIDAASFTTIRLLSGAVMLWLVVRMRGGARAGAGNWLSALALFAYAAGFSYAYLSLSAASGALLLFGAVQATMIGHGLWLGERLRWPQLVGLLLAFGGLVGLLLPGLSAPPLQGAALMLGAGVAWGIYSLRGRGAGDATRVTAGNFLRAVPIAATLSLLMLGGTTLDSAGLLYAIASGALASGLGYSIWYTALPALKATNAATVQLSVPVIAALGGVVLLGEAITLRLALASLAILGGIALVILEKQAASSSRSDPRPRRSPRGCRPPAGTRE encoded by the coding sequence ATGTCGAAGTTGCGCATCCTCGGGCTGGTGGCACTGGCGATGATCGCGTTTGCCGGCAATTCGCTGCTGTGCCGGCTCGCGCTCAAGCACACCGCGATCGACGCCGCAAGCTTCACCACGATCCGACTGCTCTCGGGCGCAGTAATGCTCTGGCTGGTGGTGCGCATGCGCGGCGGCGCCCGCGCCGGCGCCGGCAACTGGCTGTCGGCGCTGGCCTTGTTCGCCTATGCCGCGGGCTTCTCCTACGCCTACCTCAGCCTTTCGGCGGCCAGCGGTGCGCTGCTGCTGTTCGGCGCCGTGCAGGCCACCATGATCGGCCACGGGCTGTGGCTGGGCGAGCGCCTGCGCTGGCCGCAACTCGTCGGCCTGTTGCTGGCTTTCGGCGGCCTCGTCGGCCTGCTGCTGCCCGGCCTTTCGGCGCCGCCCTTGCAAGGCGCGGCACTGATGCTCGGCGCCGGCGTGGCCTGGGGAATCTATTCGCTGCGTGGACGGGGTGCCGGTGATGCCACGCGCGTCACGGCCGGCAATTTCCTGCGCGCCGTGCCCATCGCCGCGACCTTGAGCCTGCTGATGCTGGGCGGCACCACGCTGGACAGTGCCGGCCTGCTCTACGCGATTGCTTCGGGAGCACTGGCCTCGGGGCTCGGCTATTCGATCTGGTACACCGCCCTGCCCGCGCTGAAGGCCACCAACGCGGCGACCGTCCAGCTCAGTGTCCCGGTGATCGCCGCCCTGGGCGGCGTGGTGCTCCTCGGCGAAGCCATCACCCTGCGCCTGGCACTGGCGTCGCTGGCCATCCTCGGCGGCATCGCGCTGGTGATCCTCGAGAAACAGGCTGCGAGCAGCAGCCGCAGCGATCCTAGGCCTCGCCGATCACCACGCGGCTGTCGCCCTCCAGCCGGTACTCGGGAATAA
- the ettA gene encoding energy-dependent translational throttle protein EttA — MAQYVFTMNRVGKIVPPKRQILKDISLSFFPGAKIGLLGLNGSGKSTVLRIMAGIDKDIIGEATPMPNLSIGYLPQEPQLDPAKTVRQEVESGMGEVMEAQAKLEAVYAAYAEENADFDKLAEEQARLEAIIAASGADTEHQLDLAADALRLPAWDASIKNLSGGEKRRVALCKLLLSRPDMLLLDEPTNHLDAESVEWLEQFLTRFPGTVVAVTHDRYFLDNAAEWILELDRGHGIPWKGNYSSWLEQKEARLETEAKQVDAHMKAMKQELEWVRSNPKARQAKSKARLARFNEMSETDYQKRNETHELFIPVADRLGDKVIEFHEVSKGFGDRLLIDKLSFTVPPGAIVGIIGPNGAGKSTLFKMLTGQDKPDSGEIVTGPTVKISYVDQSRDCLDGSKTVFDELANGADIITIGKQEIASRAYIGRFNFKGGDQQKNVGNLSGGERGRLHLAKTLMAGGNVLLLDEPSNDLDVETLRALEDALLEFAGCAMIISHDRWFLDRICTHILACEGESQWSFFAGNYHEYEEDKKKRLGEEGAKPKRIRYKPITR; from the coding sequence ATGGCCCAATACGTCTTCACCATGAACCGCGTCGGCAAGATCGTGCCGCCGAAGCGCCAGATCCTCAAGGACATCTCCCTCAGCTTCTTCCCCGGCGCCAAGATCGGCCTGCTCGGCCTGAACGGCTCGGGCAAATCGACGGTGCTGCGCATCATGGCCGGCATCGACAAGGACATCATCGGCGAAGCGACGCCGATGCCGAATCTTTCCATCGGCTACCTGCCGCAGGAACCGCAGCTCGACCCGGCCAAGACCGTGCGCCAGGAAGTCGAATCCGGCATGGGCGAAGTCATGGAAGCCCAGGCCAAGCTCGAAGCCGTGTATGCGGCCTACGCCGAAGAGAATGCCGACTTCGACAAGCTGGCCGAGGAACAGGCACGGCTCGAAGCCATTATCGCCGCCTCGGGCGCCGACACCGAGCACCAGCTCGACCTCGCCGCCGACGCCCTGCGCCTGCCGGCGTGGGACGCTTCGATCAAGAACCTCTCCGGCGGCGAGAAAAGGCGCGTCGCGCTGTGCAAGCTGCTGCTCTCGCGCCCCGACATGCTGCTGCTGGACGAGCCGACCAACCACCTCGACGCCGAATCGGTGGAGTGGCTGGAGCAGTTCCTCACCCGCTTCCCCGGCACCGTGGTCGCCGTCACCCACGACCGCTACTTCCTCGACAATGCCGCCGAATGGATCCTCGAACTCGATCGCGGCCACGGCATCCCGTGGAAGGGAAATTATTCGTCATGGCTGGAGCAGAAAGAAGCACGGCTGGAGACCGAAGCCAAGCAGGTCGACGCGCACATGAAGGCCATGAAGCAGGAACTGGAATGGGTGCGCAGCAACCCCAAGGCGCGCCAGGCCAAGAGCAAGGCGCGCCTCGCGCGCTTCAACGAAATGTCGGAAACCGATTACCAGAAGCGCAACGAGACGCACGAACTCTTCATCCCCGTCGCCGATCGCCTCGGCGACAAGGTCATCGAGTTCCATGAGGTCAGCAAGGGCTTCGGCGACCGCCTCTTGATCGACAAGCTTTCCTTCACCGTGCCGCCCGGAGCGATAGTGGGCATCATCGGCCCCAACGGCGCCGGCAAATCGACCCTGTTCAAGATGCTGACCGGGCAGGACAAGCCGGACAGCGGCGAAATCGTCACCGGCCCGACGGTAAAGATTTCCTACGTCGACCAGAGCCGCGACTGCCTCGACGGCTCAAAGACAGTGTTCGACGAACTCGCCAACGGCGCCGACATCATCACCATCGGCAAGCAGGAAATCGCCAGCCGCGCCTACATCGGCCGCTTCAACTTCAAGGGCGGCGACCAGCAGAAGAACGTCGGCAACCTTTCCGGCGGCGAGCGCGGGCGGCTGCATCTGGCGAAGACGCTGATGGCCGGCGGCAACGTGCTGCTGCTCGACGAACCCTCGAACGACCTCGACGTCGAGACGCTGCGCGCACTCGAAGACGCACTGCTCGAATTCGCCGGCTGCGCCATGATCATCAGCCACGACCGCTGGTTCCTCGACCGCATCTGCACCCACATTTTGGCGTGCGAAGGCGAGTCGCAATGGAGCTTCTTCGCCGGCAACTACCACGAGTACGAGGAAGACAAGAAGAAGCGCCTCGGCGAGGAAGGTGCCAAGCCGAAGCGGATTCGCTACAAGCCGATCACGCGCTAG